A genomic region of Fervidobacterium gondwanense DSM 13020 contains the following coding sequences:
- a CDS encoding M42 family metallopeptidase has translation MVKSTSLENLVKRLTETKSPSGRESQITAVILEELEGDIDGYKIDKLGNLIVWKNGKSGKKVLLDAHMDEIGVVVTNIDDRGFLKIDRVGGVSPYTIYQSRIRFGEVVGIVGIEGETSEELQTNVQKMSFEKLFVDIGAKSREEAEKLCPIGTFGTFDSYFHEQGDYMISKSMDDRIGCAVIIEVLKRVKKPTNTIYGVFAVQEEVGLIGAHVAGYDIEPGVAIALDVTGVGDTPKGLKRVPMELGKGACIKVKDMASISNRYIVEKLKELAQKYNIPHQMEVLIFGGTDAAGYQATKSGIPSATISIPTRYIHTPSEMVYKPDVEATIELTIKYCEEGL, from the coding sequence GTGGTGAAATCAACGTCATTAGAGAATTTGGTAAAAAGGCTAACAGAAACTAAGAGTCCAAGTGGTAGGGAGTCACAGATCACGGCTGTTATTTTAGAAGAGTTGGAAGGAGACATCGACGGGTACAAAATAGACAAACTTGGGAATTTAATAGTATGGAAGAATGGAAAGAGCGGAAAGAAAGTTCTTCTGGATGCGCACATGGACGAAATCGGTGTTGTCGTTACAAATATAGACGACCGGGGATTTCTCAAGATAGATAGAGTTGGGGGGGTCTCTCCGTACACTATATACCAGTCAAGAATCAGGTTTGGCGAAGTGGTTGGTATAGTTGGCATTGAAGGGGAAACTTCCGAAGAATTGCAGACGAACGTCCAGAAGATGTCCTTCGAAAAGCTATTTGTCGACATCGGAGCAAAATCAAGAGAAGAAGCTGAAAAGCTCTGCCCGATAGGAACGTTCGGTACATTCGACAGCTACTTTCATGAACAGGGAGATTACATGATAAGCAAATCTATGGACGATAGAATCGGATGTGCTGTTATAATAGAAGTACTCAAGAGAGTAAAAAAACCAACTAATACAATTTACGGAGTCTTTGCAGTCCAAGAAGAAGTTGGGCTCATAGGTGCACATGTGGCAGGTTACGACATTGAGCCAGGTGTTGCAATAGCACTCGATGTTACAGGTGTCGGGGATACGCCAAAGGGATTGAAGAGGGTGCCGATGGAACTTGGAAAAGGTGCTTGTATAAAAGTTAAAGATATGGCTTCGATAAGTAACAGATACATCGTTGAAAAGCTCAAAGAACTCGCACAAAAATACAACATACCACACCAGATGGAAGTTCTCATATTCGGCGGAACGGATGCGGCGGGCTATCAAGCAACAAAGAGCGGAATTCCGAGCGCAACGATATCGATACCAACGAGGTACATCCACACCCCAAGCGAAATGGTTTACAAACCTGACGTGGAAGCGACAATTGAATTAACAATCAAATACTGCGAAGAGGGGTTATAA
- a CDS encoding ComEA family DNA-binding protein: protein MIFSNFDRRNSGENTSSSLFENIKALHKKASASQRAFFILFALIIVLSGVLYQPSYNKLVQESVYGQEENLEVAAESAQRKYTSSVIDINTASLEELQTLPGIGPSKARAIVKYREKQQFSKIEDIMNVPGIGEKTFEKLKDRIKVSIPNNQSLQNTNQTLVTNNAENQPTNTYSTPPSINKTEQKININTAGIEELQKLPGIGPAKAQEIINYRTKNGPFRSIDEIMNVKGIGEKTFEKMKDMITTR from the coding sequence ATGATATTTTCAAACTTCGATAGAAGAAATAGCGGAGAAAACACTTCTAGTTCGCTGTTTGAAAATATAAAAGCACTGCACAAGAAGGCATCTGCAAGTCAAAGAGCATTCTTTATACTCTTTGCTTTGATTATAGTTCTCTCTGGTGTTTTGTATCAACCGAGCTATAACAAACTTGTTCAAGAAAGTGTCTACGGGCAAGAAGAAAATCTAGAAGTAGCCGCAGAATCGGCACAGAGGAAATACACTTCCTCAGTTATAGACATCAACACCGCTTCACTTGAAGAACTCCAGACACTTCCGGGAATAGGTCCTTCAAAGGCGCGGGCCATTGTAAAATACAGAGAAAAGCAACAGTTTTCGAAAATTGAAGATATCATGAACGTTCCAGGAATAGGCGAAAAGACCTTTGAAAAGCTTAAAGATAGGATAAAAGTAAGCATACCAAATAATCAGTCTCTTCAAAACACCAATCAAACATTGGTTACCAACAACGCGGAGAACCAACCAACAAACACCTATTCCACGCCACCATCGATTAACAAGACTGAACAGAAGATAAATATAAACACCGCAGGAATTGAAGAATTACAAAAGCTCCCTGGTATTGGTCCAGCAAAAGCACAAGAGATAATCAATTACAGAACAAAAAATGGACCTTTCAGGTCCATCGATGAAATTATGAACGTTAAGGGAATCGGCGAGAAAACGTTTGAAAAGATGAAAGATATGATAACGACAAGATGA
- a CDS encoding HD domain-containing phosphohydrolase, which produces MAKFLKKGSEKIDHELKDFWKILVVDDEPDVHAITSVVARDIVFEGKKVKLYSAYSSQEAKEILENVEDIALAIIDVVMEGDDAGLELVKYIREKIGNKLIRLVIRTGQPGYAPPREIIVKYDINDYREKAELSSNGLYTMIISRLREYRDIVELEIQKRLLERGNFYSSMLFSDGQKSVDDYKMYIESLFDDFSRILNNEAVVKYVESDRNALVDLPDIKFFDNLKHTEVVWKDDRICEFFVSESVGSGKVIKAEFSKQLTETQKNFLTVIVDRFASGITNYLISKDLVETLYKIVYILSEVTETRSLETGEHVRRVGKLSRLFAGSLGFGEEYLDVIEIASMLHDVGKIGIPDSILNKPGRLSDEEFEIMKRHVLIGYKILSQVEHPIFKVASNIALFHHENWDGSGYLKGLKGDDIPVEARIVAIVDVYDALMSDRVYRPKWNENDVLEYIKDQEGKKFDPEICKIFFEKYDEIRELYIK; this is translated from the coding sequence TTGGCGAAATTCCTCAAAAAGGGTAGTGAAAAAATAGATCATGAGCTGAAAGATTTCTGGAAAATCCTTGTTGTCGATGATGAGCCTGATGTACATGCGATAACATCTGTCGTTGCAAGGGACATAGTTTTTGAAGGAAAGAAAGTAAAATTGTACAGTGCCTATTCATCGCAAGAGGCAAAGGAAATTTTGGAGAATGTTGAAGACATAGCATTGGCCATAATAGATGTTGTAATGGAAGGCGATGATGCCGGGCTTGAATTGGTAAAATACATCAGAGAGAAGATTGGAAATAAACTTATCAGACTTGTTATCCGCACGGGCCAACCGGGATACGCTCCACCGAGGGAAATAATAGTAAAATATGACATAAATGACTATCGTGAAAAGGCTGAACTCTCAAGCAACGGACTTTACACTATGATAATATCGCGCTTACGCGAGTATCGAGACATTGTAGAACTTGAGATTCAGAAAAGACTTTTAGAAAGGGGCAATTTCTACTCATCAATGCTTTTCAGCGACGGTCAAAAATCGGTTGATGATTATAAAATGTACATCGAAAGTCTCTTTGATGATTTTAGCAGGATTTTAAATAATGAGGCTGTTGTTAAATATGTGGAAAGTGATAGAAATGCGTTGGTGGATTTACCAGATATAAAGTTTTTTGATAATCTGAAACACACAGAAGTTGTTTGGAAGGATGATAGGATCTGTGAGTTTTTCGTTTCTGAATCCGTAGGTTCAGGTAAAGTAATCAAAGCTGAATTTTCCAAACAGTTGACAGAAACCCAGAAAAATTTTTTGACTGTGATCGTTGACCGTTTTGCATCTGGCATTACAAATTATCTTATATCGAAAGATTTAGTTGAAACTCTTTACAAGATAGTTTATATACTTTCAGAAGTAACAGAAACGAGGTCGTTGGAAACTGGAGAGCATGTCAGAAGGGTAGGAAAGTTGAGCAGATTATTTGCAGGTTCTCTTGGATTTGGAGAAGAGTATCTTGACGTTATTGAAATTGCTTCAATGTTACACGATGTCGGGAAGATAGGAATTCCGGACTCGATCTTAAACAAACCTGGGAGATTGTCAGACGAAGAATTTGAGATCATGAAGAGACATGTTTTGATTGGCTATAAAATCCTCTCGCAAGTTGAGCATCCGATTTTTAAGGTAGCTTCCAATATCGCACTTTTCCACCATGAGAACTGGGATGGTTCAGGATATTTGAAAGGATTAAAAGGTGATGACATACCGGTAGAAGCACGCATAGTAGCTATTGTGGATGTGTACGATGCTTTGATGTCTGATAGGGTTTACAGGCCCAAGTGGAATGAAAATGATGTCTTAGAATATATAAAGGATCAAGAAGGCAAGAAATTTGATCCTGAGATATGCAAAATATTCTTTGAAAAGTACGATGAAATAAGAGAACTGTATATAAAATAG
- a CDS encoding sensor histidine kinase, protein MNSTSIEKGKVEIHLIVSIISPMILFAIFLLVSTNHYSSWKRELFLRLDYYAETLSYPVWTYDNRVIDKLTRVITQSADITGVFVYDDKRRELGSSDESYVPNILEQVLGVRLHNKNINLFYADTFVGSVSFRYTDSVPRVFLFYISLIFLGMYFILILLMKNLKKNEQLKELVEELNEMNNELELAFNELEEAQNKIINSEKMAALGKLMVNIAHDVNTPSGIIYSSLTEQHKILSDIKDKFEKDELTEEEFKDCLNTMFELNDMMVRNSRRIIELVQSLKRVAMNEMVQSYANVDLKLLVTDVLNSLHPKLRKTKINVVTDIEENLTIYTIPGAITQILMNLIDNAIVHAFEYDNPGEIRIEMKTITSGNNKELMFVFADNGKGIEPEIQKRIFEPFFTTDQKSGSGLGLSIVYQLVSEVLGGTIEVQSELWRGTKFIITLPIKEGN, encoded by the coding sequence TTGAATTCGACAAGTATTGAAAAGGGAAAAGTCGAAATACATCTAATTGTCAGTATTATTTCACCTATGATTTTGTTTGCGATTTTTTTGTTAGTTTCTACTAATCATTATTCATCGTGGAAAAGAGAGCTTTTCTTAAGACTGGATTATTATGCTGAGACCCTTTCTTATCCTGTGTGGACGTACGATAATAGGGTAATAGATAAGTTGACAAGAGTAATAACTCAGTCAGCAGATATAACTGGCGTCTTTGTGTATGATGATAAAAGGCGTGAGTTGGGATCTTCTGATGAGTCGTATGTTCCGAACATTTTAGAGCAAGTTCTCGGAGTCAGGTTGCATAACAAGAACATTAACTTGTTTTATGCCGACACTTTTGTTGGGAGTGTGAGTTTTAGATATACCGATAGTGTCCCGCGAGTCTTTCTGTTTTATATATCTTTGATCTTCCTCGGTATGTATTTTATTCTAATTCTTTTAATGAAAAACTTGAAAAAGAACGAACAATTAAAAGAGCTTGTTGAGGAATTAAATGAGATGAATAACGAACTTGAACTTGCGTTCAACGAACTTGAAGAAGCGCAGAACAAGATAATAAATTCGGAAAAGATGGCTGCACTTGGTAAGTTGATGGTGAACATAGCACATGATGTGAATACACCTTCAGGAATAATATACTCTTCTCTAACAGAACAACACAAGATCTTGAGTGATATTAAAGATAAGTTTGAGAAAGACGAATTAACTGAAGAGGAATTTAAGGATTGTTTGAATACGATGTTCGAGCTGAATGATATGATGGTGAGGAACTCCCGTAGGATTATTGAGCTTGTGCAAAGCTTGAAAAGGGTGGCCATGAATGAGATGGTTCAAAGCTATGCGAATGTCGATTTGAAATTATTAGTCACAGATGTCCTCAATTCTTTACACCCAAAACTTAGGAAAACAAAGATCAATGTAGTGACAGATATTGAGGAGAACCTAACGATTTACACTATTCCTGGAGCGATAACTCAGATTCTCATGAATTTGATCGATAATGCAATTGTTCATGCTTTTGAATATGACAATCCTGGTGAAATTAGAATTGAGATGAAAACGATAACAAGCGGGAACAACAAAGAACTGATGTTTGTTTTTGCAGATAATGGCAAGGGGATTGAACCTGAAATACAGAAGCGTATTTTTGAACCTTTCTTTACTACAGACCAAAAATCGGGTTCTGGACTTGGTTTGAGTATTGTCTATCAGTTGGTCTCAGAAGTACTCGGCGGAACTATCGAAGTTCAAAGTGAATTATGGAGAGGAACGAAGTTTATTATTACATTACCGATCAAGGAAGGCAATTAG
- a CDS encoding substrate-binding periplasmic protein produces the protein MIIFKEFLIVILVVLFSIATFSQSSVILYTYAQDIVPKYIIQGNSISGFCHDIIVELNKELKKDNVEIRYKSSTAKPIQQIISSLSNKGVQIFVGVPHSEEWEKTVKYIRLPLYVVREIFVIKSDMENVLNNKDSMKIGVIGGTVTARKIPNMPQQQEIVEYKSITEAMEALEKGKVDTLFLSSLPLGYYISQSKGKYKSMNAPSEKCYQYIVFSKSVDDKVIRVVEEALRKILINGVIDRLIKKYGLEGYVLPGNVVEILLVDWKPYEWYDKDKKDWVGMDVDVVKKVFSELGFKPVFLSFPWTRCLELMKTKMYDGVMSVRDIEERKDFLTFPREPISAGFDVLFKLKSKKIDISSLEKIPKEALCGYGDGYAYGDWFWNAEFRKVPVSTDEVGFELLKNGRIDLFVCNLLVGKYIAREMKIEVEYSPVFGEKMVYYVGFSKNFHGSYLAESFSEQLKRFKNTSDYMDILRKYGVKYEELWK, from the coding sequence ATGATAATTTTCAAAGAATTTTTAATTGTTATTCTTGTTGTTCTTTTTTCTATAGCCACTTTTTCGCAATCTTCAGTTATTTTGTATACTTATGCTCAGGATATTGTACCAAAGTACATTATTCAGGGAAACAGCATTTCGGGTTTTTGTCATGACATAATAGTTGAGCTGAACAAAGAACTGAAGAAGGATAACGTAGAGATTAGGTACAAATCGTCTACGGCAAAGCCAATTCAGCAAATAATTAGTTCGCTTTCAAACAAAGGGGTTCAGATCTTCGTGGGTGTACCACACAGTGAAGAGTGGGAAAAGACTGTTAAGTACATTAGACTGCCTCTTTATGTTGTGAGAGAAATTTTCGTTATAAAGTCAGACATGGAAAACGTTTTGAATAATAAGGACAGTATGAAAATAGGAGTAATCGGTGGCACAGTAACAGCAAGAAAGATACCGAATATGCCACAACAGCAAGAGATAGTTGAATACAAGAGTATAACGGAAGCAATGGAAGCTCTTGAGAAAGGAAAAGTAGATACGTTATTCCTTTCAAGTCTTCCGTTGGGATACTACATATCGCAAAGCAAAGGGAAGTACAAATCGATGAATGCACCGTCGGAGAAGTGTTATCAATACATAGTTTTCTCAAAGTCGGTAGATGATAAAGTAATTAGAGTTGTAGAGGAAGCTCTCAGGAAGATCCTGATAAATGGTGTTATCGATAGATTGATAAAAAAGTATGGGTTAGAGGGTTACGTACTTCCAGGGAACGTTGTGGAAATTCTGCTTGTAGATTGGAAACCTTACGAATGGTACGACAAGGATAAAAAGGACTGGGTTGGGATGGATGTTGATGTGGTGAAGAAAGTATTCTCAGAGCTTGGTTTCAAGCCTGTATTCCTATCATTTCCATGGACAAGGTGTCTCGAGCTTATGAAAACGAAGATGTACGATGGAGTCATGAGTGTTAGAGATATAGAGGAGCGGAAAGATTTCCTTACTTTTCCAAGAGAACCCATTAGTGCGGGATTCGATGTGCTTTTCAAATTAAAATCGAAGAAAATCGACATTTCATCGCTTGAGAAAATTCCGAAAGAAGCGCTTTGCGGATATGGTGATGGTTATGCATATGGCGACTGGTTTTGGAATGCAGAGTTTAGAAAAGTTCCTGTAAGCACTGATGAGGTTGGATTTGAGCTTCTGAAAAATGGAAGAATCGATTTATTCGTATGCAATTTGCTTGTAGGAAAATATATTGCACGTGAGATGAAAATTGAAGTAGAGTATTCTCCTGTTTTTGGTGAGAAAATGGTATATTACGTCGGGTTTTCAAAGAACTTTCATGGCTCGTACCTTGCTGAGAGCTTTTCTGAACAACTCAAAAGATTCAAAAACACATCTGATTATATGGATATCTTAAGAAAGTATGGCGTTAAGTATGAAGAATTATGGAAATGA
- a CDS encoding VanZ family protein: MKDKKLKILTLSLFCIVLFWLGLIYYFSTRGPVESMRQSQFAYRVIKKLDSIFDFSSTALFTKVERKLKQWWFGTENIPAEMVIRKSAHFGLYFVFAFLISLAFHTWKKSFLISSLLGFTVPSTYAIFDEYNQIFYARGSSLNDVIIDSTGAFFGSLFSTFVILSLLLIKKLKAMRRYEER, encoded by the coding sequence ATGAAGGATAAAAAACTCAAAATATTAACCTTATCTCTGTTTTGTATCGTTCTATTTTGGCTTGGCTTGATATACTATTTCTCAACAAGAGGTCCTGTTGAATCGATGAGACAGTCGCAGTTTGCGTACAGGGTAATTAAGAAGCTTGACAGTATTTTCGACTTCTCAAGTACAGCGCTTTTTACGAAAGTAGAGAGGAAATTGAAGCAATGGTGGTTTGGAACTGAGAATATCCCTGCGGAGATGGTTATTAGAAAGAGCGCTCACTTCGGGCTTTATTTCGTTTTTGCGTTCTTGATATCACTTGCTTTCCACACTTGGAAAAAGTCTTTTCTGATTTCTTCCTTGCTCGGGTTCACGGTTCCCTCAACTTATGCAATATTCGACGAATACAACCAAATTTTCTATGCACGTGGTTCCTCGCTAAACGATGTTATCATCGATTCAACGGGTGCGTTTTTTGGCTCGTTATTCAGCACTTTTGTTATTTTATCCTTGCTTTTAATTAAAAAGTTAAAAGCTATGAGGAGATATGAAGAGAGGTGA
- a CDS encoding MBL fold metallo-hydrolase: protein MFEVAKLAESFLVLKSPVNVGVILKGDEAVLIDTGSSPDHAKRIARVLGELAVKKVSIINTHSHADHIGGNSFLQSKYKSRIFATKLESAFIENPVLEPAYLWGALPFKGIDNKFLLAKPSVVTDIIDYGTNEELNVNIIPLPGHSFDMIGILTNLPDKRIFFVADSIVSSQTIQKYKVYFLVDVAQHLKTLDSLKLWVENDVSFIVPSHGEVYNLESDESKEEFLKLVESNKNVVKETLNTIIDYLDVPRTIDDVVSHVAEKFFLSLDATGYVLLLQTLKAYCNYLFENDYAQIIFENRRLEYVRKQ from the coding sequence ATGTTCGAAGTTGCAAAACTTGCTGAAAGTTTCCTTGTTCTAAAATCACCAGTGAACGTCGGTGTGATTCTAAAGGGCGATGAAGCTGTATTGATCGACACGGGGAGTAGTCCGGACCATGCGAAGAGAATAGCAAGGGTTTTGGGAGAACTTGCAGTGAAGAAAGTATCGATAATCAACACGCACTCGCATGCAGACCACATCGGCGGAAACAGTTTCTTGCAGAGCAAGTACAAAAGCAGAATCTTTGCAACAAAGCTCGAGAGCGCGTTTATAGAAAATCCCGTCCTTGAGCCCGCTTATCTTTGGGGTGCACTTCCGTTTAAAGGTATTGACAACAAGTTCCTCCTTGCAAAGCCTTCCGTAGTCACAGATATTATCGATTATGGCACTAACGAAGAGCTGAATGTTAATATAATACCACTTCCGGGACATTCATTCGATATGATCGGCATTCTAACAAATCTACCAGACAAGCGGATATTTTTTGTAGCAGACTCAATTGTTTCTTCTCAGACCATACAGAAGTACAAAGTATATTTTTTAGTTGATGTCGCTCAACATCTGAAGACCTTAGACAGTCTAAAATTATGGGTTGAAAACGATGTCTCTTTTATAGTCCCAAGTCACGGTGAAGTATACAATCTTGAGAGTGATGAATCGAAAGAAGAATTCTTAAAACTTGTAGAATCGAACAAAAACGTCGTAAAAGAAACATTAAATACTATAATAGATTATCTCGATGTGCCAAGGACAATCGATGACGTTGTTTCTCATGTTGCTGAGAAATTTTTTCTTTCTTTAGATGCTACAGGCTATGTTTTGTTGTTGCAAACGCTTAAGGCTTATTGCAATTACTTGTTTGAAAATGACTATGCACAAATAATTTTTGAAAATAGGCGTTTGGAGTATGTGAGAAAGCAATAA
- a CDS encoding DNA polymerase Y family protein, with translation MIYRKVALVDMDSYFASVEGVKNPILKRRPLAVVGGGKNPIVLSANYLAKIHGVKTGMIYSEAKKLCKNILFVKADYPQYEFTTLKLLEIIENFFPVYKEASIDEVYIAVDVFEDGVEKLKILKDEIKLRLGLSCTIGVGPNPVIAKSACEIAKPDGFLVVDDLNEFAKQLPIKDIPGVGKKSQKVFKEIGIETLEDFLKNGGISEKLRELVLKEYTEPEFFKHVPPKSIGHSLSLDKEIKSFEELYAVFNYLLFGIYSKLIRGRYGAKNVALYIKDRFGAFSLSHNLAVHTNDFFLLSKVVEDIAKKLYRNYPISKIGISLNNLKIIDSVQCSLFWEEYQRKYEKLAAVGNGLNNTFLSGYFILKSKKII, from the coding sequence GTGATATATCGAAAGGTTGCACTTGTAGATATGGATTCTTACTTTGCGTCCGTTGAGGGGGTAAAAAATCCGATTCTCAAAAGAAGGCCCCTTGCTGTTGTTGGAGGAGGAAAGAACCCTATCGTTTTGAGTGCGAATTATTTGGCGAAGATTCACGGCGTGAAGACAGGGATGATTTATTCAGAAGCTAAAAAGTTGTGCAAGAACATTTTGTTCGTAAAGGCTGATTATCCGCAGTACGAATTCACAACGCTCAAGCTTTTGGAGATCATTGAAAATTTCTTTCCGGTGTATAAGGAAGCGAGCATAGATGAAGTGTACATTGCTGTTGATGTTTTTGAAGACGGTGTTGAGAAGTTGAAAATTTTAAAGGATGAAATAAAGCTGAGGTTAGGGTTGAGTTGTACTATTGGTGTTGGACCTAATCCTGTGATAGCAAAAAGCGCATGTGAAATCGCTAAGCCAGACGGGTTTTTGGTTGTAGATGATTTGAATGAATTTGCAAAGCAATTGCCGATAAAAGATATACCGGGAGTAGGTAAAAAGAGCCAAAAAGTTTTTAAAGAGATTGGAATAGAAACTTTGGAAGATTTTTTGAAAAATGGTGGAATTTCTGAAAAACTTCGCGAACTGGTGTTGAAAGAATATACGGAACCAGAGTTTTTTAAACATGTTCCGCCCAAAAGCATCGGACATTCGCTCTCGCTGGATAAGGAAATAAAATCATTTGAAGAACTTTATGCAGTTTTTAACTATCTTCTCTTTGGGATTTATTCCAAATTGATTCGAGGAAGGTACGGTGCGAAGAATGTGGCGCTGTATATAAAGGACAGGTTTGGCGCGTTTTCTCTTTCGCACAACTTAGCAGTTCACACGAATGACTTTTTTCTTTTATCAAAGGTTGTGGAAGATATTGCAAAAAAGCTGTACAGAAACTATCCTATTTCAAAAATTGGTATATCTTTGAATAATCTCAAGATAATCGATTCTGTTCAATGTTCGCTATTTTGGGAGGAATATCAAAGAAAATACGAGAAGTTGGCAGCTGTTGGAAATGGATTGAACAATACGTTCCTCAGCGGTTACTTCATTTTGAAAAGCAAGAAAATCATTTAA
- the murD gene encoding UDP-N-acetylmuramoyl-L-alanine--D-glutamate ligase, protein MKYALLGFGLSNKYAAKYLKSLGEEIFVSEGGKLSEEDKKYLEEAGIPYEEGTNSERLLEADVILTSPSVPYNHPILMKAKELKKHVDTEITYFTKNLDWNPKIIAVTGSVGKSTTVSMINHLISKSATSQLSGNIGIPIAQVLLEGKKPEYLVIEISSFQLYWAEYFKPHVAVITNIYPNHLDWHPSMEHYAECKLKIAKFQDNEDHFVYNPKDMETFKRLALVQAKRVPFTVDFKFEEIPFHIRTKQNVENIAAAKTVLKVLNLPFNMNMLEDFVPLPHRMEYCGTINGAHYYNDSKATNAAAVVKALENFDSNLYLIIAGKGKNEDYTQLADTIKQKCKHVAIVGPISDQVEPYLKDRGIDYRRYKSIEEAVVEISKIAGEGDFVLLGPAGASYDAYKNFEERGEHFKSIVKKLIGS, encoded by the coding sequence TTGAAATACGCGCTTTTAGGATTTGGATTAAGCAACAAATACGCAGCGAAGTATTTGAAATCACTTGGTGAAGAGATATTTGTAAGTGAAGGTGGAAAGCTTTCCGAAGAAGACAAAAAATACTTAGAGGAAGCAGGCATACCATACGAAGAAGGCACAAACAGTGAACGCCTATTGGAAGCCGATGTTATACTAACCAGCCCAAGCGTTCCGTACAACCACCCAATCCTTATGAAAGCCAAAGAACTGAAAAAGCACGTTGACACGGAAATCACATATTTCACAAAAAACCTTGACTGGAATCCGAAGATAATCGCAGTTACTGGCTCTGTTGGAAAGAGCACGACCGTATCGATGATCAATCACCTCATATCAAAGAGCGCAACTTCACAACTTTCTGGAAATATAGGGATTCCCATCGCGCAAGTATTACTAGAAGGCAAAAAGCCAGAATACTTAGTCATAGAAATAAGCAGCTTCCAGCTCTACTGGGCTGAGTATTTTAAACCGCACGTGGCAGTCATTACAAACATATACCCCAACCACCTTGACTGGCACCCTTCGATGGAACACTACGCAGAATGTAAGTTGAAAATAGCAAAATTCCAAGACAACGAGGATCATTTCGTATACAACCCAAAAGATATGGAGACGTTCAAGAGATTAGCCTTAGTTCAAGCAAAGCGTGTCCCGTTCACCGTCGATTTCAAATTCGAAGAGATACCGTTCCACATACGCACGAAACAGAACGTTGAGAATATTGCTGCAGCAAAGACTGTTTTGAAAGTTTTGAATCTCCCATTCAACATGAATATGCTCGAAGATTTTGTACCGCTACCACACAGGATGGAATACTGCGGCACGATAAACGGTGCGCACTACTACAACGATTCAAAAGCGACGAACGCAGCCGCTGTCGTTAAGGCGCTCGAGAATTTCGACAGCAACCTCTACCTCATAATCGCTGGAAAGGGTAAGAACGAAGACTACACCCAACTTGCTGATACTATCAAACAAAAATGCAAACACGTTGCAATAGTGGGTCCAATCTCAGATCAAGTTGAACCGTACTTAAAAGATAGGGGTATAGATTATAGAAGGTATAAAAGCATCGAGGAAGCCGTTGTAGAGATTTCTAAGATAGCAGGAGAAGGTGATTTCGTGCTCCTTGGACCAGCGGGTGCGAGCTACGATGCTTACAAGAACTTCGAAGAACGCGGAGAACATTTCAAGTCTATTGTGAAGAAATTGATTGGAAGCTAA